One genomic segment of Amycolatopsis sp. WQ 127309 includes these proteins:
- a CDS encoding sugar ABC transporter ATP-binding protein: MSSSAPALAVEGIGKRFSGVTALDDVSLEFRSGEVLALMGENGAGKSTLLRVLSGDQGPDDGRLLLDGTEVTFDTPRAAMAAGVRVIYQEPEIIPHVSVAENVFVGELPAKARVFNRRTLLKATQDALAEYGFEGVLNPATLGVALSAAQRQIVEILRVLTADTPPKVIAFDEPTSSLSEHEVDALFRLIGRLRDNGVAVVYVSHRLKEIFRLADRVAVLRDGKLVGVQQAAETDEASLVRMMIGRDLSALERRVTQDTGEVVLKLDDVTTDDVTGISLQVRAGEVVCLAGLVGAGRSELARAIVADLPIRSGTIELAGKRLRARNPGDAVKAGIGFAPEERKTDALLMQRSVRDNISISVLDRLRRFRVVKRAKERALVEEYIRELRVRTPSMEQEVRKLSGGNQQKAVLARWLARRPKLLILDEPTRGVDVGAKAEIYRIIDGLAAEGIALLVISSDLPEVLTLADRILVMRAGRLAGEIASADATEEAVLTLAIPETEPAVEEQQEIGA; the protein is encoded by the coding sequence ATGTCCAGCTCTGCTCCCGCGCTCGCCGTCGAGGGCATCGGCAAGCGTTTCTCCGGGGTCACCGCCCTCGACGACGTCTCGCTGGAGTTCCGCTCCGGCGAGGTGCTCGCGCTGATGGGCGAGAACGGCGCCGGCAAGTCGACGCTCCTGCGTGTGCTCTCCGGCGACCAGGGCCCCGACGACGGCCGGCTGCTGCTCGACGGCACCGAGGTCACCTTCGACACCCCGCGCGCCGCGATGGCCGCCGGGGTGCGCGTGATCTACCAGGAACCCGAGATCATCCCGCACGTTTCGGTGGCGGAGAACGTCTTCGTCGGCGAACTCCCCGCCAAGGCGCGGGTCTTCAACCGCCGCACGCTGCTGAAGGCGACGCAGGACGCGCTCGCCGAGTACGGCTTCGAAGGCGTCCTCAACCCGGCGACGCTCGGCGTCGCGCTCTCGGCCGCCCAGCGGCAGATCGTCGAGATCCTGCGCGTGCTCACCGCGGACACCCCGCCGAAGGTGATCGCCTTCGACGAGCCGACGTCGTCGCTGTCCGAACACGAGGTGGACGCGCTGTTCCGGCTGATCGGGCGGCTGCGCGACAACGGCGTCGCCGTCGTCTACGTCTCGCACCGGCTGAAGGAGATCTTCCGGCTCGCCGACCGCGTCGCGGTGCTGCGCGACGGGAAGCTCGTCGGCGTCCAGCAGGCCGCGGAGACCGACGAGGCCAGCCTGGTCCGGATGATGATCGGCCGCGACCTGTCCGCGCTCGAACGCCGTGTCACGCAGGACACCGGCGAAGTCGTGCTGAAGCTCGACGACGTGACCACCGACGACGTCACCGGCATCTCGCTGCAGGTCCGCGCGGGCGAGGTCGTCTGCCTGGCCGGGCTGGTCGGCGCGGGCCGCTCCGAGCTGGCCCGCGCGATCGTCGCCGACCTGCCGATCCGCTCGGGGACCATCGAGCTCGCCGGGAAACGGCTGCGCGCCCGCAACCCCGGCGACGCCGTCAAAGCGGGCATCGGCTTCGCGCCCGAAGAACGCAAGACGGACGCGCTGCTGATGCAGCGGTCCGTGCGCGACAACATCTCCATCTCCGTGCTCGACCGCCTTCGCCGCTTCCGCGTGGTGAAGCGGGCGAAGGAACGCGCGCTCGTCGAGGAGTACATCCGCGAGCTGCGCGTGCGGACGCCGTCGATGGAGCAGGAAGTCCGCAAACTGTCCGGCGGCAACCAGCAGAAGGCCGTCCTGGCGCGGTGGCTCGCGCGGCGGCCGAAGCTGCTGATCCTCGACGAGCCGACCCGCGGCGTCGACGTCGGCGCCAAGGCCGAGATCTACCGGATCATCGACGGCCTCGCCGCGGAGGGCATCGCGTTGCTGGTCATCTCGTCCGACCTGCCCGAGGTGCTGACGCTGGCCGACCGCATCCTCGTGATGCGCGCCGGGCGGCTGGCCGGCGAGATCGCCAGTGCCGACGCGACCGAGGAAGCCGTGCTGACCCTCGCCATCCCCGAAACCGAACCCGCAGTAGAAGAGCAGCAGGAGATCGGCGCATGA
- a CDS encoding substrate-binding domain-containing protein, with protein sequence MISGVMLAACSSGKTEAPASQQAPANGKITLYYLQKQGDQQYFVEQAQGAQEKAKELGVELKVVNLGQDANKAITELDAAVAQGANGVAIVVPDQAIGPQVIDKAKSAGIPIIASDDVIKDGSGAKAPFVGFNGSQMGDSVGTEAGKLYKAAGWTAADTKIISAYKQDLSVCTDRVNAAKSAFAKAGDPSIPVIDVGTDNSPVDAQNRAGAVIGSNPGVKHWVVWGCNDENETGVVTALANSGVQANNIIGVGLGAYLTCKDWAAGKDTGNKSALYISGAEVGRSAIQVLVDKVKNGKELPAETIAKTTIVNKDNYKQAGVNCT encoded by the coding sequence TTGATTTCTGGCGTCATGTTGGCCGCCTGCTCCTCCGGCAAGACCGAAGCACCGGCGTCGCAGCAGGCGCCCGCCAACGGCAAGATCACGCTGTACTACCTGCAGAAACAGGGCGACCAGCAGTACTTCGTCGAGCAGGCGCAGGGGGCGCAGGAGAAGGCGAAGGAGCTCGGTGTCGAGCTCAAGGTCGTCAACCTCGGCCAGGACGCCAACAAGGCGATCACCGAACTCGACGCCGCGGTCGCGCAGGGCGCCAACGGCGTCGCCATCGTCGTCCCCGACCAGGCCATCGGCCCGCAGGTGATCGACAAGGCGAAGAGCGCGGGCATCCCGATCATCGCCTCGGACGACGTCATCAAGGACGGCTCCGGCGCGAAGGCCCCGTTCGTCGGCTTCAACGGCAGCCAGATGGGCGACTCGGTCGGCACCGAGGCCGGGAAGCTGTACAAGGCCGCCGGCTGGACCGCCGCCGACACCAAGATCATCAGCGCCTACAAGCAGGACCTCAGCGTCTGCACCGACCGCGTCAACGCCGCCAAGTCCGCGTTCGCGAAGGCCGGCGACCCGAGCATCCCGGTGATCGACGTCGGCACGGACAACTCGCCGGTCGACGCGCAGAACCGCGCCGGCGCGGTGATCGGCTCGAACCCGGGCGTCAAGCACTGGGTCGTCTGGGGCTGCAACGACGAGAACGAGACCGGTGTCGTGACGGCGCTGGCCAACTCGGGCGTGCAGGCGAACAACATCATCGGCGTCGGGCTCGGCGCGTACCTCACCTGCAAGGACTGGGCGGCCGGCAAGGACACCGGCAACAAGTCCGCGCTCTACATCTCCGGCGCCGAGGTCGGCCGCTCGGCGATCCAGGTGCTGGTGGACAAGGTGAAGAACGGCAAGGAGCTGCCCGCCGAGACGATCGCGAAGACCACGATCGTCAACAAGGACAACTACAAGCAGGCCGGCGTCAACTGCACCTGA
- a CDS encoding ABC transporter permease, protein MSTPTQEKAMSSEPAAPQQPSVVRRVLTGIGVQNSSLIITLVALIVLLSILNDNFLRTNNLLLIGSAITIMGLLALVQTLVIILGALDISVGSMAGLASVVSAMVFTSSGNAEVGILAAVGVGIVCGLVNGMIIIFGRVNPVVATLAMLATYKGIAQVISDGKSQGYTGGDDLFIFLAKGAILGLPSLVWVFLIVAAALHFLLKYTDIGRNVYAIGGNDTAARLAGININRYIIGVYALAGVVAAVAGVLITARTGSGQPVSGSEGLELQAVTGAALGGTMLKGGRGSIISTVLAVIILGVLDNGMSGLGINPFWQNVAHGALLVIAVVLQQLRSGERRVGLPE, encoded by the coding sequence ATGAGCACCCCCACTCAGGAGAAAGCCATGTCCTCGGAGCCGGCCGCGCCGCAGCAGCCTTCGGTGGTCCGCCGGGTGCTGACCGGCATCGGCGTCCAGAACTCGAGCCTGATCATCACGCTCGTCGCGCTGATCGTGCTGCTGAGCATCCTGAACGACAACTTCCTACGCACCAACAACCTGCTGCTGATCGGCAGCGCGATCACCATCATGGGGCTGCTCGCCCTGGTGCAGACGCTGGTGATCATCCTGGGCGCGCTGGACATCTCGGTCGGCTCGATGGCGGGGCTCGCCTCGGTCGTCTCGGCGATGGTGTTCACCTCGTCCGGCAACGCCGAGGTCGGCATCCTCGCCGCGGTCGGCGTCGGCATCGTCTGCGGCCTGGTCAACGGCATGATCATCATCTTCGGCCGGGTCAACCCGGTGGTCGCGACGCTGGCCATGCTGGCCACCTACAAGGGCATCGCGCAGGTCATCTCCGACGGCAAGTCGCAGGGCTACACCGGCGGCGACGACCTGTTCATCTTCCTGGCCAAGGGCGCCATCCTCGGCCTGCCGTCGCTGGTGTGGGTGTTCCTGATCGTCGCGGCCGCGCTGCACTTCCTGCTGAAGTACACCGACATCGGCCGCAACGTCTACGCGATCGGCGGCAACGACACCGCCGCGCGGCTGGCCGGCATCAACATCAACCGGTACATCATCGGCGTCTACGCGCTGGCCGGCGTGGTCGCGGCGGTCGCGGGTGTCCTGATCACCGCGCGCACCGGCTCGGGCCAGCCGGTGTCCGGGTCCGAGGGCCTGGAGCTGCAGGCCGTCACCGGCGCCGCGCTCGGCGGCACGATGCTCAAGGGCGGGCGCGGGTCGATCATCTCCACCGTGCTCGCGGTGATCATCCTGGGCGTGCTCGACAACGGCATGTCCGGGCTCGGCATCAACCCGTTCTGGCAGAACGTCGCGCACGGCGCCCTGCTGGTGATCGCCGTCGTGCTGCAGCAGCTGCGCAGCGGAGAGCGCCGCGTCGGCCTGCCCGAATAG
- a CDS encoding FadR/GntR family transcriptional regulator, whose translation MNLHARIVDELGRLIVEGVLGDGQPLVPEELGRRFSASRTVVREALRVLESKGMVTARPRVGTWTLPPEAWDAIDPDVIAWRVNGPDGRKHLHELLELRLTIEPQAARLAARHRRPGELSAMAAAYALMVDAVERQDTAAFHDADSEFHAALIRASGNALIAQLQVPVVAALRAHGEPLELVAHSRVLTLVLAKNADGAESASRRLLETVAPYHSAAP comes from the coding sequence GTGAACCTCCACGCCCGGATAGTGGACGAACTGGGCAGGCTCATCGTCGAAGGCGTCCTCGGGGACGGGCAGCCGCTCGTCCCCGAGGAGCTCGGACGCCGCTTCTCCGCCTCCCGGACGGTGGTCCGCGAAGCGCTGCGTGTGCTGGAGTCGAAGGGCATGGTGACCGCGCGGCCGCGCGTCGGCACGTGGACACTGCCACCGGAGGCGTGGGACGCGATCGATCCCGACGTCATCGCGTGGCGCGTCAACGGGCCCGACGGCCGCAAGCACCTGCACGAGCTGCTGGAGCTGCGGCTGACCATCGAGCCACAGGCGGCCCGGCTGGCCGCGCGCCACCGGCGTCCAGGCGAGCTCTCGGCGATGGCCGCGGCCTACGCACTGATGGTGGACGCGGTGGAACGCCAGGACACCGCGGCCTTCCACGACGCCGACTCGGAGTTCCACGCGGCCTTGATCCGCGCTTCCGGCAACGCGCTCATCGCGCAGCTGCAGGTGCCCGTCGTCGCGGCACTGCGGGCGCACGGCGAGCCGCTCGAACTCGTCGCGCACTCCCGCGTGCTCACGCTGGTGCTGGCGAAGAACGCCGACGGGGCCGAATCAGCGTCGCGCCGGTTGCTGGAAACCGTTGCGCCGTACCACTCAGCGGCACCTTGA
- a CDS encoding family 2B encapsulin nanocompartment shell protein codes for MTVTEEPAPPQLSLGTQAARTLSTTTKSLPQMRGITPRWLLSQLPWVEVPAGSYRVNRRLTYTIGDGKLSFFNTGARVQVVPAELTELELLHGFGDEQALSALADAFEQREYEPGATITTAGDPLDTLVLIAHGKVTQHGRGEYGDETLLGTASDGDHFGADLLARDDATWKFTARAKTRVIALILPVAAYARLNGRSESLRAHVAEMAGRERKPQNARGEASIDLSAGHDGEPILAGTYVDYDPSPREYDLAVAQTILRVSNRVTDLYNQPMNQLDQQLRLTVEALRERQEHELVNSTEFGLLHSADLKQRITTRSGPPTPDDMDELLTRRRKTRFFLAHPRAIAALGRECTARGLYPATTVLDGRRVSAWRGVPILPSDKIPVTDAGTTSIIAMRTGEDDAGVIGLRPAALPDEYQPGLNVRFLGINERAVTSYLVSAYHSAAVLVPDALGVLGDVEVGR; via the coding sequence TTGACAGTCACCGAAGAACCGGCGCCGCCGCAGCTGTCGCTCGGCACCCAGGCGGCCCGCACGCTCAGCACCACCACCAAGTCGCTCCCGCAGATGCGCGGCATCACCCCGCGGTGGCTGCTCTCGCAGCTGCCCTGGGTCGAGGTCCCGGCGGGCAGCTACCGCGTCAACCGGCGGCTGACCTACACGATCGGCGACGGCAAGCTCAGCTTCTTCAACACCGGCGCCCGCGTCCAGGTGGTGCCCGCGGAACTGACCGAGCTCGAGCTGCTGCACGGGTTCGGCGACGAGCAGGCGCTGTCGGCGCTGGCCGACGCCTTCGAGCAACGCGAGTACGAGCCGGGCGCGACGATCACCACCGCCGGCGACCCGCTCGACACGCTGGTGCTGATCGCGCACGGCAAGGTGACCCAGCACGGCCGCGGCGAGTACGGCGACGAGACGCTGCTGGGCACCGCCTCCGACGGCGACCACTTCGGCGCCGACCTGCTCGCCCGCGACGACGCGACGTGGAAGTTCACCGCCCGCGCCAAGACCCGGGTGATCGCGCTGATCCTCCCGGTGGCGGCGTACGCCCGGCTCAACGGCCGCTCCGAGTCGCTGCGCGCGCACGTCGCCGAGATGGCCGGGCGGGAGCGCAAACCCCAGAACGCCCGGGGCGAGGCGAGCATCGACCTGTCCGCCGGCCACGACGGCGAGCCGATCCTCGCCGGCACCTACGTCGACTACGACCCGTCGCCGCGGGAGTACGACCTCGCCGTCGCGCAGACGATCCTGCGCGTCAGCAACCGCGTCACCGACCTCTACAACCAGCCGATGAACCAGCTGGATCAGCAGCTGCGGCTCACCGTGGAGGCGTTGCGGGAACGGCAGGAGCACGAGCTGGTCAACAGCACCGAGTTCGGGCTGCTGCACAGCGCGGACCTCAAGCAGCGGATCACCACCCGCAGCGGCCCGCCCACGCCGGACGACATGGACGAGCTGCTCACCCGCCGCCGCAAGACCCGGTTCTTCCTGGCGCACCCGCGCGCGATCGCGGCACTCGGGCGCGAGTGCACCGCACGCGGGCTCTACCCGGCGACGACGGTCCTCGACGGCCGGCGCGTGAGCGCGTGGCGCGGCGTGCCGATCCTGCCGAGCGACAAGATCCCGGTCACCGACGCGGGCACGACGTCGATCATCGCGATGCGCACGGGCGAGGACGACGCCGGCGTGATCGGGCTGCGGCCGGCGGCGCTGCCCGACGAGTACCAGCCGGGCCTCAACGTGCGGTTCCTGGGCATCAACGAGCGCGCGGTGACGTCGTACCTGGTCAGCGCCTACCACTCGGCGGCCGTGCTGGTGCCGGACGCGCTCGGCGTGCTCGGCGACGTCGAGGTCGGGCGCTGA
- a CDS encoding DNA polymerase IV, whose translation MARWVIHLDLDAFYASAEQLTRPTLAGRPVLVGGAGPRGVVAGASYESRAFGIHSAMPMAQARRLLPANGVIVPPRFRVYERLSQEVFAVVTSVAPVLEKISLDEAFAEPPSLVGASLEAVTEFCASLRARIREETGLVASIGAGNGKQIAKIASDEAKPDGLLVVPQGTEREFLAPLPVRALWGIGPVAEGKLRFIGVQTLGQLAALSEKDAVGTLGGVVGRDLRLLATGFDDRPVADRGETKQVSAETTFDIDIKDLATLREQVRRIAVGAHQRLVKAERVARTVVIKLRHTDMHTVTRSETISAPTDDLAELAATAERLLLDPAEFGGIRLAGVAYSGLSVPHQDALFTLAVPETPSSTVVTPAAPATPAPPPSTWRQGDDVVHDEHGTGWVQGAGHGRVTVRFEHRTSGPGRAKTFLQDDPALRRGEPGDCLR comes from the coding sequence GTGGCCCGCTGGGTGATCCACCTCGACCTGGACGCCTTCTACGCCTCGGCCGAGCAGCTCACCCGGCCGACGCTGGCCGGGCGTCCCGTCCTCGTCGGCGGCGCCGGGCCACGCGGCGTCGTCGCGGGCGCGAGCTACGAGTCCCGCGCGTTCGGCATCCACTCGGCCATGCCGATGGCGCAGGCGCGGCGGCTGCTGCCGGCCAACGGCGTGATCGTGCCGCCGCGGTTCCGCGTGTACGAGCGGCTCAGCCAGGAGGTCTTCGCCGTCGTCACGTCGGTGGCGCCGGTGCTGGAGAAGATCTCCCTGGACGAGGCGTTCGCCGAGCCGCCTTCGCTCGTGGGTGCCTCGCTCGAAGCGGTGACGGAGTTCTGCGCGTCGCTGCGGGCGCGAATCCGTGAGGAGACGGGCCTGGTGGCGTCGATCGGCGCGGGCAACGGGAAGCAGATCGCGAAGATCGCGTCCGACGAGGCCAAGCCGGACGGGCTGCTGGTCGTGCCGCAGGGCACCGAACGCGAGTTCCTGGCGCCGCTGCCGGTGCGCGCGCTGTGGGGGATCGGGCCGGTCGCCGAGGGCAAGCTGCGGTTCATCGGCGTCCAGACGCTGGGGCAGCTGGCGGCACTGTCCGAAAAGGACGCCGTCGGCACGCTGGGCGGCGTGGTCGGGCGCGATCTGCGCCTGCTGGCCACCGGCTTCGACGACCGCCCGGTCGCCGACCGCGGCGAGACCAAGCAGGTCAGCGCCGAGACGACGTTCGACATCGACATCAAGGACCTGGCGACGCTGCGCGAGCAGGTGCGGCGGATCGCGGTGGGCGCGCACCAGCGGCTGGTCAAGGCCGAGCGCGTGGCCCGCACGGTGGTGATCAAGCTGCGGCACACCGACATGCACACGGTGACCCGCTCCGAGACGATCTCCGCGCCGACGGACGACCTGGCGGAGCTGGCCGCGACGGCGGAACGGCTCCTGCTGGACCCCGCGGAGTTCGGCGGCATCCGGCTGGCGGGCGTCGCGTACAGCGGTCTTTCGGTGCCGCACCAGGACGCGCTGTTCACCCTGGCCGTCCCGGAAACTCCGTCGTCGACGGTGGTCACCCCCGCGGCCCCGGCCACTCCCGCGCCACCGCCGTCGACCTGGCGCCAAGGCGACGACGTGGTCCACGACGAGCACGGCACGGGCTGGGTCCAGGGGGCCGGCCACGGCCGCGTCACGGTCCGCTTCGAGCACCGCACGAGCGGCCCCGGCCGCGCGAAAACGTTCCTCCAGGACGATCCCGCCCTGCGCCGCGGCGAACCCGGCGACTGCCTGCGGTGA
- a CDS encoding family 2 encapsulin nanocompartment cargo protein polyprenyl transferase, producing MTTLDTRTAARPLSDVLTWSKSLVDAATRTAAERLPESMRRIAGYHFGWWDANGEPTRGDGGKALRPALVLLCAEAVGGDAADAVPAAVAVELVHNFSLLHDDVMDGDTTRRHRATAWTVFGTGPAVLAGDALLSLAFELLAPSGVASTRLLSAGVLDLLDGQAADLGFEQRDDVTPGECVRMAEGKTAALLGAACTLGALAGQGKPGDAERLGAFGRSIGLAFQHIDDLLGIWGDPDVTGKPVYSDLQNRKKSLPVVTALCSGTAAGAELAELYSGTDPLDEASLARAATLVDEAGGRQWSQAQAEALLAKGLRDLAAVNPNPRAGAELATLARLITTRTH from the coding sequence ATGACGACCTTGGACACGCGCACCGCGGCCCGGCCGCTCTCCGACGTCCTGACCTGGAGCAAGAGCCTGGTCGACGCGGCGACGCGGACGGCGGCCGAGCGGCTGCCGGAGTCGATGCGGCGGATCGCGGGTTACCACTTCGGCTGGTGGGACGCGAACGGCGAGCCGACGCGGGGTGACGGCGGCAAAGCCCTGCGCCCGGCGTTGGTGCTGCTGTGCGCGGAGGCGGTGGGCGGGGACGCGGCGGACGCCGTCCCCGCCGCCGTCGCGGTCGAGCTCGTGCACAACTTCTCGCTGCTGCACGACGACGTCATGGACGGCGACACGACCCGGCGGCACCGGGCCACGGCGTGGACGGTGTTCGGCACCGGCCCGGCGGTGCTCGCCGGGGACGCGTTGCTGTCGCTGGCGTTCGAGCTGCTCGCGCCGAGCGGCGTCGCGAGCACCCGGCTGCTGTCGGCCGGGGTGCTCGACCTGCTCGACGGCCAGGCCGCGGACCTCGGCTTCGAGCAACGCGACGACGTCACCCCGGGCGAGTGCGTCCGGATGGCGGAGGGCAAGACGGCGGCGCTGCTGGGCGCGGCGTGCACGCTCGGGGCGCTGGCGGGGCAGGGGAAGCCCGGGGACGCCGAGCGGCTGGGCGCGTTCGGCCGCTCGATCGGGCTGGCGTTCCAGCACATCGACGACCTGCTCGGCATCTGGGGCGACCCCGACGTCACCGGCAAGCCGGTGTACTCGGACCTGCAGAACCGCAAGAAGTCGCTGCCGGTCGTGACGGCCCTGTGTTCCGGCACGGCGGCGGGCGCCGAGCTGGCCGAGCTCTACTCGGGAACGGACCCGCTCGACGAAGCTTCGCTGGCCCGCGCGGCCACGCTCGTCGACGAAGCCGGCGGCCGCCAATGGAGCCAGGCCCAGGCCGAGGCGCTGCTGGCCAAGGGCCTCCGCGACCTGGCCGCGGTGAACCCGAACCCGCGCGCCGGCGCCGAACTCGCCACCCTGGCCCGCCTGATCACCACCCGCACCCACTGA
- a CDS encoding CapA family protein — protein MTSYRVAVLAGTAVLLAACSSPPQQGPAPTPFPESSSGQSSAAPDGSFSVVATGDVLIHPALSDQAEADGHGKFDYRPLLAGIKPLISGADLGICHLETPLAPEGGPYSGYPSFSAPPEIAAAIKDTGYDTCSTASNHTIDQGAGGVERTLDALDANGLKHTGSARSAREAATPLILDVHGVKVAQVSYAFGFNGIKVPAGKPWLANQIDVDDVLAAAKKAREAGAQVVIASLHWGVEYQHDPTAEQRSQAKKLLGSADIDLIVGHHAHVVQPFEKVGDKWVAYGLGNSVARHSDPRGDTEEGAAARFRFVRDGDRWKVDKAEYVPTLIKLDAPIRLLDLSTSPASTQVTKALSDTDKNILSLGADKDGLTRPGR, from the coding sequence ATGACGAGCTACCGCGTCGCCGTGCTCGCCGGGACCGCCGTCCTGCTGGCCGCCTGCAGCAGCCCGCCGCAGCAGGGCCCGGCGCCGACACCGTTCCCGGAGTCGTCTTCGGGCCAGTCATCGGCGGCGCCTGATGGCTCCTTCAGCGTCGTCGCGACCGGCGACGTCCTGATCCACCCGGCGCTGTCGGACCAGGCCGAGGCCGACGGGCACGGCAAGTTCGACTACCGGCCGCTGCTGGCCGGGATCAAGCCGCTGATCTCCGGCGCCGACCTCGGGATCTGCCACCTCGAGACGCCGCTGGCGCCCGAAGGCGGGCCCTACAGCGGGTACCCGTCGTTCAGCGCGCCGCCGGAGATCGCGGCCGCGATCAAGGACACCGGGTACGACACCTGCTCGACGGCGTCCAACCACACGATCGACCAGGGCGCCGGCGGCGTCGAGCGGACCCTGGACGCGCTCGACGCGAACGGCCTCAAGCACACCGGCTCGGCCCGGTCGGCGAGGGAGGCGGCGACGCCGCTGATCCTGGACGTCCACGGCGTCAAGGTCGCGCAGGTGTCGTACGCCTTCGGCTTCAACGGGATCAAGGTGCCGGCCGGGAAGCCGTGGCTGGCCAACCAGATCGACGTCGACGACGTCCTGGCGGCGGCGAAGAAGGCGCGCGAGGCGGGCGCGCAGGTCGTGATCGCGAGCCTGCACTGGGGCGTCGAGTACCAGCACGACCCGACGGCCGAGCAGCGCAGCCAGGCCAAGAAGCTGCTGGGGTCGGCCGACATCGACCTGATCGTCGGCCACCACGCGCACGTGGTGCAGCCGTTCGAGAAGGTGGGGGACAAGTGGGTGGCCTACGGCCTCGGCAACAGCGTCGCCCGCCACTCCGACCCGCGCGGGGACACCGAGGAGGGCGCGGCGGCCCGGTTCCGCTTCGTCCGCGACGGCGACCGCTGGAAGGTCGACAAGGCCGAGTACGTCCCGACCCTCATCAAGCTGGACGCGCCCATCCGCCTTCTCGACTTGTCGACATCCCCGGCGTCAACGCAGGTCACGAAGGCCCTGTCCGACACGGACAAGAACATCCTGTCCCTGGGAGCCGACAAAGACGGCCTCACCCGCCCCGGCAGGTAA
- a CDS encoding glycoside hydrolase family 88 protein, which yields MRFPGIRGFGVLAAALVTGGLFSAPAAVAAPAECPITDQMVSAGNYWVANGTNLDAIDWQNATFHVGNLALVRTTGQSNHKTLPWAEAANYQLPQDPNRPFFPDDQAAGEAYLDLYTYFHPEISLDSIRTRIRDEVASVNAGHKDYWNYVDALNMAMPSFARMSVIDQDPSYVDAMDKLFKSSEHKLFNEFTGLWYRDARFTGSGVFWSRGNGWALAALTKVLQALPATDPHRAEYLRVYKKMAFSLSLLQRRDGFWNSDLLNPFDHGGPESSGTAFFAYGIGWGVNAGILPAAKYRPVVDKAWTALSTKALQPNGLVGYVQGVGDRPATAGLNDTAAYGVGAFLLAGQEVAKLQGCSAE from the coding sequence ATGCGTTTCCCGGGAATTCGTGGTTTCGGCGTGCTCGCGGCCGCCCTGGTGACGGGCGGGCTGTTCTCCGCTCCGGCGGCGGTGGCGGCCCCCGCCGAGTGCCCGATCACCGACCAGATGGTGTCCGCGGGCAACTACTGGGTCGCCAACGGCACGAACCTCGACGCGATCGACTGGCAGAACGCGACGTTCCACGTCGGCAACCTCGCCCTGGTCCGGACCACCGGCCAGTCCAACCACAAGACGCTCCCCTGGGCCGAGGCCGCGAACTACCAGCTGCCGCAGGACCCGAACCGGCCGTTCTTCCCGGACGACCAGGCGGCCGGCGAGGCCTACCTGGACCTCTACACGTACTTCCACCCGGAGATCTCGCTCGACTCGATCCGCACCCGGATTCGCGACGAGGTCGCCAGCGTGAACGCGGGTCACAAGGACTACTGGAACTACGTCGACGCGCTGAACATGGCGATGCCGTCGTTCGCGCGGATGAGCGTCATCGACCAGGATCCGTCCTATGTGGACGCGATGGACAAGCTGTTCAAGTCGTCGGAGCACAAGCTGTTCAACGAGTTCACCGGCCTGTGGTACCGCGACGCGCGGTTCACCGGCTCGGGCGTGTTCTGGTCGCGCGGCAACGGCTGGGCCCTGGCGGCGCTGACGAAGGTGCTGCAGGCCCTGCCCGCCACCGACCCGCACCGCGCGGAATACCTGCGGGTGTACAAGAAGATGGCGTTTTCGCTGTCCCTGCTGCAGCGGCGTGACGGCTTCTGGAACTCGGACCTGCTGAACCCGTTCGACCACGGCGGCCCGGAGAGCAGCGGCACGGCGTTCTTCGCGTACGGCATCGGCTGGGGCGTCAACGCGGGCATCCTCCCCGCCGCGAAGTACCGCCCGGTCGTCGACAAGGCGTGGACGGCGCTGTCGACGAAGGCGTTGCAGCCCAACGGCCTGGTGGGTTACGTCCAGGGCGTCGGCGACCGCCCGGCCACCGCTGGACTGAACGACACCGCCGCGTACGGCGTAGGCGCGTTCCTGCTGGCCGGCCAAGAGGTCGCCAAACTCCAGGGCTGCTCGGCCGAGTAG